A stretch of the Vigna radiata var. radiata cultivar VC1973A chromosome 9, Vradiata_ver6, whole genome shotgun sequence genome encodes the following:
- the LOC106773147 gene encoding BAG family molecular chaperone regulator 6 — translation MMPIRSMDSYPYQRNQMPLPQYYHPGIEALPPQMKVDPSKPHLSYDPRWPYAANYGHLIPPHFCCGHNNFPCHYGYMPSYPHAPSPMYYSGGCPAYTDPYFLPYSPQPHQTMELPRYEYDKHMPRHHHCCGCPNHSCNQKEGTSVKIEEHEPDVGRKVNGSLVPIQLKNYPYPVVWIPQEHTSNKQLNNPNIMEVGEQNKPPSTENANAVAQPAQGPRVWNGWLPFDVKGTPSMIHDGFGIRNQKQDSGNNRGESENGETDQKRQSELKRSEFPFPIFWLPYYNKQEESGETNNQEKNNSSPKIVEEVPHAVKSVPVKSHVDEGGMNRTRSDQAARPDTKASDVAEKVTNARSIPVKHIGKEVSLDQMEENVAKKGPSTDDKRGQSASLSKASKLPPVCLRVDPLPRNKNGNGSSRSRSLSPPSSKGQAQVTSGETTPVSGTNDKTQRNLNHQNAPKTTEKVEPKEKTIQEYECKTNEKKGVDKTDECESQINVNIPSEGSKRTKDTCTDGDECKVEDKEAGKGAENVEETTQLGEVKDSSTLTDVGSKEGRILSDADAAILIQAAYRGYQVRKWEPLKKLKQIDEVRKEMTNVQDRVQAFERSSDLQNDEKQKIAIGETIMRLLLKLDTIQGLHPSFREIRKSLARELTMLQERLDSLMANKTQQQMQAIQKDVEVTPTNMQTEEKLAMPGDSSEGNSDDGNVSQPPVDPVPNEGGESVILPNGSCSEDTIQIVTADTLNSTSDLSESDKMAVESEDKSEPKDIPIEVDELDMTVEKELPVGVLDEDSNDASIEKEEEHDNTGSGSVSAMVNDSARDGLGSENHAMMELPVGLLDEDERDNEMNISKSEEFIEELPVGLLDEKEEEPEEEKDDEAKPKEVLMAQERECNADEETSSSTDDTSKETQSEPQQQPLEAQKEDIELPPLTTIFNDHEAGNEDVCLEANDANNISVEPTGFESIEDTQKEEEPEEKIALKETQKDGEEKVAETLAEEKAVSAALQADHDGGLNGESKLVEENEKLREMMKKLLEAGNEQLSVISDLTGRVKELEKRLARSRNKRMKTKRYRSAASKISGMSP, via the exons ATGATGCCAATAAGAAGTATGGACTCATACCCTTACCAGAGAAACCAAATGCCATTACCTCAGTATTATCATCCTGGCATTGAGGCTCTTCCCCCTCAAATGAAGGTTGATCCATCCAAACCACATCTTTCTTATGACCCACGTTGGCCCTATGCTGCCAATTATGGACACCTTATTCCCCCACATTTCTGCTGTGGCCACAACAACTTCCCTTGTCATTATGGCTACATGCCTTCATATCCTCATGCTCCTTCTCCTATGTACTATTCTGGTGGTTGTCCTGCATACACTGACCCTTATTTTCTTCCTTATTCTCCACAACCACATCAAACTATGGAGCTTCCTAGGTATGAATATGACAAACATATGCCCCGTCACCATCATTGTTGTGGTTGTCCTAATCATTCATGCAACCAAAAGGAAGGTACAAGTGTGAAGATTGAAGAGCATGAACCTGATGTTGGAAGGAAAGTCAATGGTTCTTTGGTTCCTATTCAGCTCAAGAACTATCCATATCCCGTTGTTTGGATTCCACAAGAGCACACAAGTAACAAACAGCTGAATAATCCTAATATAATGGAGGTTGGTGAACAAAACAAGCCTCCTAGTACTGAGAATGCTAATGCGGTTGCACAGCCAGCACAAGGGCCTAGAGTATGGAATGGATGGTTACCCTTTGATGTAAAGGGTACCCCAAGCATGATTCATGATGGATTCGGAATAAGAAACCAGAAACAGGATTCTGGGAACAACAGAGGGGAATCAGAAAATGGAGAAACGGACCAGAAACGTCAAAGCGAGCTGAAGAGGTCAGAATTCCCGTTCCCTATCTTCTGGTTGCCTTATTACAATAAACAGGAGGAGAGTGGAGAGACGAACAACCAGGAGAAGAACAATTCTTCACCAAAAATCGTTGAAGAGGTGCCTCATGCAGTCAAATCTGTTCCAGTAAAGTCTCATGTTGATGAAGGTGGTATGAACCGAACCAGATCGGATCAAGCTGCACGTCCAGATACAAAAGCTTCAGATGTTGCAGAGAAAGTGACTAATGCCAGAAGCATACCTGTGAAGCATATAGGAAAAGAAGTTTCTCTAGATCAAATGGAAGAGAATGTGGCAAAAAAGGGTCCCTCTACTGATGACAAAAGGGGACAATCTGCATCTTTATCAAAAGCATCAAAGTTACCTCCTGTTTGTCTGAGAGTTGATCCACTACCAAGGAATAAAAATGGCAACGGGAGTTCGAGGTCGAGGTCCCTCAGTCCCCCTTCCTCAAAAGGACAGGCCCAAGTGACATCTGGTGAAACTACTCCTGTGTCTGGCACAAACGACAAGACTCAGCGAAATTTGAATCATCAGAATGCTCCCAAGACCACTGAGAAAGTTGAACCAAAGGAGAAAACCATTCAGGAGTATGAATGtaaaactaatgaaaaaaagGGTGTTGACAAGACAGATGAATGTGAGAGCCAGATCAATGTAAACATTCCAAGTGAAGGTTCCAAAAGGACAAAGGATACCTGCACAGATGGTGATGAATGCAAGGTTGAAGATAAAGAGGCAGGAAAAGGAGCAGAAAATGTGGAGGAAACTACTCAACTAGGGGAAGTGAAGGATTCAAGCACACTAACTGATGTTGGTAGTAAAGAGGGAAGGATCTTGTCAGATGCAGATGCTGCTATTCTAATACAAGCTGCATATCGCGGTTATCAAGTTAGGAAATGGGAGCCCTTGAAGAAACTGAAGCAAATAGATGAAGTCAGAAAGGAGATGACTAATGTTCAAGATCGTGTTCAAGCTTTTGAGAGATCTTCTGATCTTCAAAATGATGAGAAGCAAAAAATTGCAATTGGAGAGACAATAATGAGACTCCTTCTGAAGTTGGATACTATACAG ggTTTGCATCCAAGTTTCAGGGAGATCAGAAAATCCTTGGCTAGAGAGCTCACGATGTTGCAAGAAAGGCTTGATTCTTTAATGGCTAATAAAACTCAGCAGCAGATGCAGGCTATTCAGAAAGATGTTGAGGTGACTCCAACAAACATGCAGACTGAAGAAAAACTTGCCATGCCTGGAGATTCATCTGAAGGAAATAGTGATGATGGAAATGTATCTCAGCCGCCAGTTGATCCTGTACCAAACGAGGGTGGAGAGTCGGTTATTCTTCCAAATGGTTCGTGCAGTGAAGATACTATTCAAATCGTTACAGCAGATACATTGAACTCTACGAGTGATCTGTCTGAGAGTGACAAAATGGCTGTGGAATCCGAGGACAAATCAGAACCGAAAGACATTCCCATTGAGGTTGACGAATTGGATATGACTGTTGAGAAAGAATTGCCAGTGGGAGTTCTTGATGAAGATAGCAATGATGCTAGTATTGAGAAGGAAGAAGAGCACGATAATACTGGTTCTGGAAGTGTATCAGCCATGGTGAATGATTCTGCACGAGATGGACTAGGTTCAGAGAACCATGCAATGATGGAACTTCCAGTGGGACTACTTGATGAGGATGAAAGGGACAATGAAATGAATATTTCTAAAAGTGAGGAATTTATTGAGGAGCTGCCTGTGGGACTACTTgatgagaaggaagaagaacCTGAAGAAGAGAAGGACGATGAAGCTAAGCCTAAAGAGGTTCTGATGGCACAAGAAAGGGAATGTAATGCAGATGAGGAAACAAGTTCTTCCACAGATGATACTTCAAAAGAAACTCAATCAGAGCCACAGCAGCAGCCATTGGAAGCTCAAAAAGAGGATATTGAGTTGCCACCTTTGACAACAATTTTCAATGATCATGAAGCAGGAAATGAAGATGTGTGCTTGGAAGCAAATGATGCAAACAACATCTCAGTCGAACCAACGGGGTTTGAGAGTATAGAAGACACACAGAAGGAAGAGGAACCAGAAGAAAAGATTGCACTGAAGGAGACACAAAAGGATGGGGAAGAGAAAGTTGCTGAAACTTTGGCTGAAGAGAAAGCAGTATCAGCTGCATTACAAGCTGACCATGATGGAGGGTTGAATGGTGAGTCGAAGTTAGTGGAGGAAAATGAGAAGCTAAGGGAGATGATGAAGAAGTTGCTCGAAGCTGGTAATGAACAGTTGAGTGTGATATCAGATTTAACTGGCAGAGTGAAGGAGTTGGAGAAGAGATTAGCCAGGAGCAGAAACAAGAGAATGAAGACAAAACGGTATAGATCAGCAGCTTCCAAAATTTCTGGCATGAGTCCATGA